A DNA window from Shewanella baltica contains the following coding sequences:
- the pbpG gene encoding D-alanyl-D-alanine endopeptidase — translation MKIRFLLSSFILVCSSLTVAATAHSADSASVTTKHASKNAPAKKAPAKQQEVASSSAMVVDLKTNEVLYSSNPNAVVPIASVTKLMTAMVTLDAKLAMDEKLAVNINDTKEMRGVYSRVRIGSEISRKDMLLLTLMSSENRAAASLAHHYPGGHKAFIKAMNAKAKALGMKNTRYVEPTGLSYKNVSSASDLIVLLKASEGYPMLGQLSSTEKKTVTFAKPRYSLDFRNTNRLVYKDNWNIHLTKTGFTNEAGHCLVMRTEMAKRQVAFVVLDAYGKYTHIADANRLRNWLETGKVTPIPAEAKQYKKQRSQQQLAKLSET, via the coding sequence ATGAAGATCCGTTTTCTGCTCAGTAGTTTTATCCTTGTATGCAGCAGTCTCACTGTTGCCGCGACAGCGCATTCAGCCGATTCGGCCTCTGTCACTACTAAACATGCCAGCAAAAATGCACCCGCTAAAAAAGCGCCTGCAAAACAGCAAGAAGTGGCATCGAGTAGCGCTATGGTGGTCGACCTTAAAACCAATGAAGTTTTATATTCGAGTAACCCTAATGCCGTGGTGCCCATCGCCTCAGTGACTAAGCTGATGACGGCCATGGTGACCTTAGATGCAAAGCTGGCGATGGACGAAAAGTTAGCGGTTAATATTAACGACACCAAAGAAATGCGCGGCGTGTATTCTAGAGTGCGTATCGGCAGTGAAATTAGCCGTAAAGACATGTTATTGCTGACTTTGATGTCATCAGAAAACCGCGCAGCAGCCAGCCTTGCCCACCATTATCCCGGTGGTCATAAAGCCTTTATTAAGGCGATGAATGCCAAAGCTAAAGCACTGGGCATGAAGAATACCCGTTATGTTGAGCCGACGGGTTTGTCGTACAAAAACGTCTCCAGTGCCAGCGATCTAATTGTGCTGCTTAAGGCCAGTGAAGGTTACCCTATGCTAGGCCAATTGAGTTCGACCGAGAAAAAGACGGTCACCTTTGCTAAACCTAGATACAGCTTAGATTTTCGTAACACTAACCGTTTGGTTTATAAAGATAACTGGAATATCCATCTCACCAAAACCGGTTTTACTAACGAAGCGGGGCATTGCTTAGTGATGCGCACCGAAATGGCAAAACGCCAAGTGGCCTTTGTGGTGCTCGATGCCTACGGCAAATATACCCATATCGCCGATGCAAACCGTTTACGTAACTGGTTAGAAACAGGTAAAGTCACCCCGATCCCAGCCGAAGCTAAGCAATATAAGAAACAGCGTAGCCAGCAGCAATTAGCTAAGTTGAGTGAGACCTAG
- a CDS encoding GNAT family N-acetyltransferase, translating into MSNERDKPLKTQQNVSLRPVDETDLEAIFAHQSDPIANQLAQFPPRDREAFFKHWHGNILGQVNVLARAIDFDGKFVGNIGHWHSDGQALIGYWIDRDYWGKGIATQTLAQFLPLVSARPLFAEVAKHNLASQRVLLKYGFVLTGQLIQESQDTEALLEFVLR; encoded by the coding sequence ATGTCTAATGAGCGAGATAAACCGCTAAAAACACAACAAAACGTGAGTTTACGTCCGGTTGATGAAACTGATCTTGAGGCGATTTTTGCCCATCAAAGCGATCCTATTGCTAATCAGCTCGCTCAGTTTCCGCCAAGGGATCGGGAAGCTTTTTTTAAGCATTGGCATGGGAATATTCTTGGGCAAGTCAATGTGCTAGCGAGGGCTATCGATTTTGATGGCAAGTTTGTGGGCAACATAGGCCATTGGCACAGTGACGGGCAAGCGCTGATAGGATATTGGATTGACCGTGACTACTGGGGTAAAGGCATCGCGACCCAAACCTTAGCGCAATTCTTGCCTTTAGTGAGTGCAAGGCCACTCTTTGCCGAAGTGGCTAAGCATAATCTGGCCTCCCAGCGAGTCCTCTTAAAATACGGGTTTGTGCTGACGGGTCAATTAATTCAAGAGAGCCAAGATACTGAAGCATTGCTCGAATTTGTTTTACGTTAG
- a CDS encoding LrgB family protein — translation MTDSKVVDFVLSQTGLALFSLLLTVFCYFGAKRLYKYHRVWWLAPIVLAPIVITLLVFNLKIPLPTYFEYTHWLMAMLAPATIAFALPIYRERNLIRQYPLTIGLGVTAGLFLGMISSWLLVKFVPLPVELSKSLLVRSVSTPFAMEATSAFGGVPELTAMMVLITGVIGMLVCEPLFKFMRIRTSLGKGVALGASAHGAGAAKATEIGQQEGVIASLTMIFIGIAMVLGAPVFALIFI, via the coding sequence ATGACTGACTCAAAAGTAGTGGATTTTGTGTTGTCGCAGACCGGATTAGCCCTATTTAGTTTATTGCTGACGGTATTTTGTTACTTCGGCGCTAAGCGTCTCTATAAGTACCACAGAGTCTGGTGGTTAGCGCCCATAGTGTTGGCGCCGATAGTGATTACCTTATTGGTGTTTAATCTTAAGATCCCACTGCCAACCTATTTTGAATACACCCATTGGTTGATGGCCATGTTAGCGCCCGCGACTATCGCCTTTGCTTTGCCGATTTATCGTGAGCGTAACTTGATCCGCCAATATCCGCTGACGATAGGGTTAGGTGTAACGGCCGGATTATTTCTGGGGATGATTTCTTCTTGGTTGTTGGTGAAGTTTGTGCCTCTGCCGGTGGAATTGTCTAAGAGTTTGCTGGTGCGTTCGGTGTCGACGCCCTTCGCTATGGAGGCCACCAGTGCCTTTGGCGGCGTACCTGAGTTGACGGCCATGATGGTGTTAATCACAGGCGTGATTGGTATGTTGGTGTGCGAGCCACTATTCAAATTTATGCGGATTCGTACTTCGTTAGGTAAAGGTGTGGCACTCGGCGCCTCGGCCCACGGTGCTGGCGCGGCAAAAGCCACTGAAATCGGCCAGCAAGAAGGCGTTATCGCCAGTTTGACGATGATTTTCATTGGTATCGCTATGGTATTAGGCGCACCTGTTTTTGCGTTGATTTTTATCTAG
- a CDS encoding CidA/LrgA family protein has product MSFPQAAIRQCRHWALLLTQIGLFCLLSFACHWFATWAHSPIPGSVIGLGILLFLLGFKLIPENAVQLGAAWLIGELLLFFIPPVISVIKYEGLFEQYGTNILFTLVMGSVCVMFGTGFVVDRVFRFERQLNIKKQARRHAKAA; this is encoded by the coding sequence ATGTCATTCCCACAAGCCGCAATACGTCAGTGTCGACATTGGGCTTTGTTATTAACCCAAATCGGCCTCTTCTGTTTACTGTCCTTCGCTTGTCACTGGTTCGCCACTTGGGCACATTCTCCTATTCCTGGGAGTGTGATTGGCTTAGGCATACTCTTATTTTTATTAGGTTTTAAACTCATTCCCGAAAATGCCGTGCAACTGGGCGCCGCTTGGTTGATTGGTGAATTATTGCTGTTTTTTATCCCGCCTGTGATTTCGGTCATTAAGTACGAAGGTTTGTTTGAGCAATACGGCACCAATATATTGTTCACTTTAGTGATGGGCAGTGTGTGCGTGATGTTTGGTACTGGCTTTGTGGTCGACAGAGTGTTTCGTTTTGAGCGCCAACTGAACATCAAAAAGCAGGCCCGTCGCCACGCTAAGGCAGCTTAG
- a CDS encoding LysR family transcriptional regulator has translation MDLKVIRYFIEIVDAGGFGKASEKVHLTQPALSKAVRQLEQELDLTLLERGKRGTQVKLTPAGEVVYRHGKDLLAGRQRMLAELTAQRSLTAGELNLGLAPLGSAEIFAPIIAKYRQQYPQIDMHLLVRGGVEQTSAIQKGEIELATGIIDFDDGYDGIRVFNDPMVVVLPKENPLSTRQILSFRDLSADPQVMFETEYTLYQLVLNACRHAGFVPKNITRVSQADFGIALVAAGTGVMVLPRSIARRYSVPGVVNIPLASDELRWELSLFWRKDQVLSFAAQAMIALVEKHLTHK, from the coding sequence ATGGACCTCAAAGTTATTCGCTATTTTATCGAAATCGTCGATGCCGGAGGCTTTGGTAAAGCCAGCGAAAAAGTCCATCTCACCCAACCTGCGTTATCAAAAGCCGTGCGCCAGTTAGAACAAGAACTCGATCTCACCCTGCTTGAGCGCGGTAAACGCGGCACCCAAGTCAAACTCACTCCCGCAGGCGAAGTCGTTTATCGACACGGTAAAGACCTGCTCGCAGGGCGACAACGCATGCTCGCCGAACTCACGGCGCAGCGCAGCTTAACTGCGGGCGAACTCAATCTGGGATTAGCGCCGCTGGGCAGCGCCGAGATTTTTGCTCCCATTATTGCTAAGTATCGCCAGCAATATCCGCAAATTGACATGCACTTGCTCGTCCGTGGCGGTGTAGAACAAACTTCGGCGATCCAAAAGGGTGAGATTGAACTAGCCACAGGGATTATCGATTTTGATGATGGCTATGATGGTATTCGGGTGTTTAACGATCCTATGGTAGTGGTGCTTCCCAAGGAAAATCCGTTATCCACCCGACAGATATTGTCGTTTAGGGATCTCAGCGCCGATCCTCAAGTGATGTTCGAAACCGAATATACCCTCTATCAATTAGTGCTCAATGCCTGCCGACACGCCGGATTTGTCCCGAAAAACATTACCCGCGTCAGCCAAGCCGATTTCGGGATTGCCTTAGTCGCGGCGGGCACTGGGGTGATGGTATTGCCGCGCTCCATCGCGCGGCGCTACAGTGTACCCGGCGTCGTGAATATCCCGCTGGCGAGTGACGAGCTGCGCTGGGAGTTATCGCTCTTTTGGCGCAAAGACCAAGTATTGTCCTTTGCAGCTCAAGCCATGATCGCTTTAGTCGAGAAGCACTTAACTCATAAGTGA